A window of Zingiber officinale cultivar Zhangliang chromosome 5A, Zo_v1.1, whole genome shotgun sequence contains these coding sequences:
- the LOC121981295 gene encoding lipoyl synthase 1, mitochondrial-like: MGRHLVHLFGNISARSVSVLRAFRLHSSSASDPVVQTVVSHQPPPPARTLLDLRRRLADESLSLSDFVYSVEVGTKKRPIPKPKWMKETIPGGAKYAAIKSKLRELKLHTVCEEARCPNLGECWAGGETGTATATIMILGDTCTRGCRFCNVKTSRTPPPPDPNEPSNVAEAIASWGLDYVVLTSVDRDDLPDQGSGHFTETVQKLKALKPNILVEALVPDFRGDRNCVEKVSKSGLDVFAHNIETVEEMQNTVRDHRANFKQSIDVLKMAKEYAPSGTLTKTSIMLGCGETPDQIISTMEKVRAAGVDVMTFGQYMRPSKRHMPVSEYVTPEAFEKYRALGVEMGFRYVASGPMVRSSYKAGEFYIKSMIESDRAKISSASNDGS, from the exons ATGGGACGGCATCTCGTCCACCTCTTCGGCAACATCTCTGCCCGATCTGTTTCTGTCTTGCGAGCGTTCCGGCTTCACTCTTCCTCCGCATCCGACCCCGTGGTCCAAACCGTAGTTTCCCACCAACCCCCGCCGCCTGCACGGACGCTCTTAGATCTCCGCCGTCGGCTAGCAGATGAATCCCTCTCCCTTTCCGACTTTGTCTACTCTGTCGAAGTGGGGACAAAGAAGCGCCCGATTCCCAAGCCTAAATGGATGAAAGAGACCATTCCTGGGGGCGCCAAGTACGCCGCCATTAAGTCCAAGCTCCGGGAGCTCAAGCTACACACCGTGTGCGAGGAGGCGAGGTGCCCTAACCTTGGTGAGTGCTGGGCAGGAGGCGAGACTGGAACCGCCACAGCCACCATTATGATCCTTGGGGATACTTGTACTCGCGGCTGCAG GTTTTGTAATGTTAAGACATCACGCACACCTCCTCCACCTGATCCAAATGAACCTTCTAATGTTGCTGAAGCTATTGCTTCTTGGGGTTTGGACTATGTGGTACTTACTAGTGTTGATCGAGATGATTTGCCTGATCAAGGAAGTGGCCATTTTACCGAAACTGTGCAAAAATTGAAGGCATTGAAACCTAATATTCTGGTAGAAGCCTTAG TTCCTGATTTTCGAGGAGATCGAAATTGTGTGGAGAAAGTTTCTAAATCTGGTCTGGATGTTTTTGCTCACAACATTGAGACAGTTGAAGAGATGCAGAACACAGTCAGAGACCATCGTGCTaatttcaaacaatcaattgATGTCCTTAAAATGGCCAAAGAATATGCTCCTTCTGGCACACTAACAAAGACATCGATTATGTTAGGCTGTGGTGAAACACCCGACCAAATAATCAGCACAATGGAGAAAGTTAGAGCAGCTGGAGTGGATGTCATGACGTTTGGTCAATACATGAGACCCTCAAAAAGGCATATGCCGGTCTCTGAATATGTAACGCCAGAAGCTTTTGAGAAGTATCGAGCTCTTGGTGTTGAAATG GGATTTCGTTATGTTGCATCTGGCCCCATGGTCCGATCATCATATAAAGCAGGTGAATTCTATATCAAGTCAATGATTGAATCTGATCGAGCGAAGATATCTTCTGCATCAAATGATGGATCTTAA